The proteins below come from a single Streptomyces spongiicola genomic window:
- a CDS encoding ArnT family glycosyltransferase, translated as MTTAPRDDHATPGNEVPGAPGALGAPEPPGPPGTRPRRGRAARPRRARAADPAWARPALIALLVLTGALYLYNLSASGYANSFYSAAVQAGSESWKAFFFGSSDAANSITVDKPPAALWPMALSVRLFGLGSWQILVPEVLMGVVAVAVLHAAVRRRFGAAAGLIAGAVLALTPVAALMFRFNNPDALLALLTTVAVYCVLRAVEGARTGWLVAAGVAVGFAFLTKTLQAFLVLPPLALVYAVCAPAPVRRRIGQLALAGLALIVSGGWWVAIVELWPASSRPYIGGSQNNSFLELTFGYNGLGRINGNETGSVGGGGAGGGGAGGSRWGETGIGRMFGDSVGGQISWLLPAALILLVAGLVLTRRAGRTDSARAAFLVWGGALVTTLVVFSFMAGIFHEYYTVALAPYIAALIGMGITVLWEERARPAARAVLAGAVAVTAVWAWVLLGRTPDFVPWLRWAVLVGALVAVLGLLSAGRLGHRLALGAAGLGLAASLAGPVAYTLTTLGTGHQGSLVVAGPASARGGPGGGPGGGTGARGGPSAEGGLAAGGGMMPPGAAGGQGQGPGRGPGQGQGQGQGQAPGQGQGQGQGPRQGMDQGRGQGQGGQPGGGQGRRAGGEGPGGGGQAGGLLNGPEVGSAVVSRLTENASAYTWAAAAVGSQNAASYQLATELPVMPIGGFNGSDPSPTLAQFQQYAADGEIHWFIDGGEGGGARGRGPGGDSSGEIREWVAANFTKVTVGGTTLYDLTSPQ; from the coding sequence ATGACGACCGCACCGCGCGACGACCACGCGACCCCCGGGAACGAGGTGCCGGGAGCGCCTGGCGCACTTGGAGCACCTGAGCCGCCCGGACCGCCGGGGACGCGGCCGCGTCGCGGCCGGGCCGCCCGGCCGCGACGGGCCCGGGCCGCGGACCCGGCGTGGGCGCGGCCCGCCCTGATCGCGCTGCTGGTGCTGACCGGGGCGCTGTACCTGTACAACCTCAGCGCCTCCGGCTACGCCAACTCCTTCTACTCCGCCGCCGTGCAGGCGGGCAGCGAGAGCTGGAAGGCGTTCTTCTTCGGCTCGTCCGACGCCGCGAACTCCATCACCGTCGACAAACCGCCCGCCGCGCTCTGGCCGATGGCGCTGTCGGTCCGGTTGTTCGGGCTGGGGTCCTGGCAGATCCTGGTGCCCGAGGTGCTGATGGGGGTGGTGGCGGTAGCCGTCCTCCATGCGGCGGTTCGCAGGCGCTTCGGCGCCGCGGCGGGGCTGATCGCGGGTGCGGTGCTGGCGCTGACGCCCGTCGCCGCCCTGATGTTCCGCTTCAACAACCCTGACGCGCTGCTGGCGCTGCTGACGACGGTGGCCGTGTACTGCGTGCTGCGCGCTGTCGAAGGGGCTCGCACGGGCTGGCTGGTGGCGGCGGGTGTCGCGGTCGGTTTCGCCTTCCTGACCAAGACCCTCCAGGCGTTCCTCGTCCTGCCGCCGCTCGCACTCGTGTACGCGGTGTGCGCGCCGGCGCCGGTGCGGCGGAGGATCGGCCAACTCGCCCTGGCGGGCTTGGCGCTGATCGTGTCCGGAGGCTGGTGGGTGGCGATCGTGGAGTTGTGGCCGGCCTCCTCCCGCCCGTACATCGGTGGTTCCCAGAACAACAGCTTCCTCGAACTCACCTTCGGCTACAACGGCCTCGGCCGTATCAACGGCAACGAGACCGGCAGCGTCGGAGGTGGTGGGGCCGGAGGCGGCGGGGCCGGGGGCAGCCGCTGGGGTGAGACCGGTATCGGGCGGATGTTCGGCGACAGCGTCGGGGGGCAGATCTCCTGGCTGCTGCCCGCCGCGCTGATCCTGCTCGTGGCCGGCCTGGTGCTGACCCGGCGCGCCGGCAGGACCGACTCCGCGAGGGCGGCGTTCCTCGTCTGGGGCGGGGCCCTGGTCACGACGCTCGTGGTCTTCAGCTTCATGGCCGGCATCTTCCACGAGTACTACACGGTGGCGCTCGCCCCGTACATCGCGGCGCTCATCGGCATGGGCATCACCGTGCTGTGGGAGGAGCGTGCCCGACCCGCGGCCCGTGCGGTGCTGGCGGGGGCGGTTGCGGTGACGGCCGTCTGGGCGTGGGTCCTCCTCGGACGCACTCCGGACTTCGTGCCGTGGCTGCGTTGGGCGGTGCTGGTCGGGGCGCTCGTGGCCGTGCTGGGACTGCTGTCCGCCGGGCGGCTCGGGCACCGGCTCGCGCTGGGTGCGGCGGGCCTCGGGCTCGCGGCGTCGCTGGCCGGTCCCGTGGCGTACACCCTCACCACGTTGGGCACCGGGCACCAGGGCTCGCTGGTGGTCGCCGGACCCGCGTCCGCACGGGGCGGTCCCGGCGGTGGTCCCGGCGGTGGCACCGGCGCCCGCGGCGGTCCCTCGGCGGAGGGCGGCCTCGCGGCCGGCGGCGGGATGATGCCGCCCGGGGCGGCGGGCGGCCAGGGCCAGGGACCCGGCCGGGGACCCGGTCAGGGGCAAGGGCAAGGGCAGGGCCAGGCACCGGGCCAGGGGCAGGGCCAGGGGCAGGGACCCAGGCAGGGTATGGACCAGGGGCGGGGCCAGGGCCAGGGCGGGCAGCCCGGCGGTGGCCAGGGTCGCCGGGCAGGTGGCGAGGGGCCGGGCGGCGGCGGCCAGGCCGGGGGGCTGCTCAACGGGCCGGAGGTGGGTTCCGCCGTCGTCTCCAGGCTGACCGAGAACGCCTCCGCCTACACCTGGGCGGCCGCGGCCGTCGGCTCCCAGAACGCCGCCTCCTACCAACTCGCCACGGAACTGCCCGTCATGCCGATCGGCGGGTTCAACGGCAGCGACCCGTCTCCGACGCTCGCCCAGTTCCAGCAGTATGCGGCCGATGGTGAGATCCACTGGTTCATCGACGGCGGGGAGGGCGGCGGCGCCCGGGGCCGGGGCCCTGGTGGCGATAGCTCCGGGGAGATCCGGGAGTGGGTCGCGGCGAACTTCACGAAGGTCACCGTGGGCGGCACCACCCTGTACGACCTCACCTCGCCGCAGTAG
- a CDS encoding bifunctional glycosyltransferase family 2/GtrA family protein: MRTDTPAGTTATGTLPAREHLPVDAAGPPVLDVVIPVFNEEKDLEPCVRRLHDHLARTFPYGFRITVADNASTDRTPRVAAALAASVPEVRFRRLEQKGRGRALRTVWAESDAPVLAYMDVDLSTDLKALLPLVAPLISGHSDLAIGSRLTRSSRVVRGAKREFVSRVYNLILRGSLAARFSDAQCGFKAIRRDVAERLLPMVEDTGWFFDTELLVLAERAGLRIHEVPVDWVDDPDSSVHIVRTAVDDLKGVLRVGRALAVGALPLDRLARPFGDDPRDGRITGVPGGLARQLLGFCAVGALSTLLYLLLYSVFRTGVGPQTANAAALLLSAVANTAANRRLTFGVRGRERAVRHQAQGLVVFGVGLVLTSGSLAALEAAAGDPSRGTELAVLVVANLAATVLRFLLYRAWVFPDRRDLPRHAAGTGTEERTKNANGASGLNYANAVTGVNGMTGVNGMAGTTGTTGTTGAYGATGMSGGAGVYGGTYADGGAYADGGTYTDGGAYADGGAYADGGAGVYGGTYTDGGAYADGGAGVYGGTYTDGGTYADGGTYADGRAYADGGTCTYGGTDMTSDDRTTGMTTGDRR, from the coding sequence ATGCGAACCGACACCCCGGCGGGCACCACCGCCACGGGCACCCTGCCGGCACGGGAGCATCTGCCCGTGGATGCGGCCGGCCCGCCCGTGCTCGATGTGGTCATCCCCGTCTTCAACGAGGAGAAGGACCTCGAGCCGTGCGTACGCCGGCTCCACGACCATCTCGCCCGTACCTTCCCCTACGGCTTCCGGATCACCGTCGCGGACAACGCGAGCACCGACCGCACGCCCCGGGTGGCGGCGGCCCTCGCGGCCTCCGTGCCGGAGGTGCGGTTCCGCCGGCTGGAGCAGAAGGGGCGCGGCCGTGCCCTGCGAACCGTGTGGGCGGAGTCCGACGCGCCCGTGCTGGCGTACATGGACGTGGACCTGTCCACCGACCTCAAGGCGCTGCTGCCCCTGGTCGCGCCGCTGATCTCGGGGCACTCGGACCTGGCGATCGGCTCCCGGCTGACCCGGTCGTCGCGGGTGGTGCGCGGGGCGAAGCGGGAGTTCGTCTCCCGGGTGTACAACCTGATCCTGCGCGGCTCGCTCGCCGCGCGCTTCTCCGACGCGCAGTGCGGGTTCAAGGCGATACGGCGGGACGTGGCCGAGCGCCTGCTGCCGATGGTCGAGGACACCGGCTGGTTCTTCGACACCGAACTGCTGGTGCTGGCCGAGCGCGCCGGACTGCGGATCCACGAGGTCCCCGTGGACTGGGTCGACGACCCGGACTCCAGCGTGCACATCGTCCGCACGGCCGTCGACGACCTGAAGGGCGTGCTGCGGGTCGGGCGGGCGCTGGCGGTCGGGGCACTGCCGCTGGACCGGCTGGCCCGGCCGTTCGGCGACGACCCGAGGGACGGCCGGATCACCGGGGTCCCCGGCGGGCTGGCCCGGCAACTGCTCGGCTTCTGCGCGGTCGGGGCGCTGTCGACGCTGCTCTATCTGCTGCTCTACTCGGTGTTCCGCACAGGTGTCGGGCCCCAGACGGCGAACGCCGCCGCACTGCTGCTGTCGGCGGTAGCCAACACGGCCGCGAACCGCAGACTCACCTTCGGGGTGCGCGGACGCGAGCGGGCGGTCCGCCACCAGGCGCAGGGACTGGTGGTCTTCGGCGTCGGCCTCGTGCTCACCAGCGGTTCCCTCGCCGCGCTGGAGGCCGCCGCGGGCGACCCCTCCCGCGGTACCGAGCTGGCCGTCCTGGTCGTGGCCAACCTCGCGGCCACCGTGCTGCGCTTCCTGCTCTACCGCGCCTGGGTCTTCCCCGACCGCCGGGACCTGCCGCGGCACGCTGCCGGGACGGGAACCGAGGAGCGTACGAAGAATGCCAATGGCGCGAGTGGGTTGAACTATGCGAATGCTGTGACCGGTGTGAACGGTATGACCGGTGTGAACGGAATGGCCGGCACCACCGGGACGACCGGCACAACCGGCGCGTACGGAGCAACGGGCATGAGCGGTGGGGCCGGTGTGTACGGCGGGACCTACGCGGACGGCGGGGCTTACGCGGATGGCGGGACCTACACGGATGGCGGGGCCTACGCGGACGGCGGGGCCTACGCGGACGGCGGGGCCGGTGTGTACGGCGGGACGTACACGGACGGCGGGGCTTACGCGGACGGTGGGGCCGGTGTGTACGGCGGGACGTACACGGACGGTGGGACCTACGCGGACGGTGGGACCTACGCGGACGGCAGGGCCTACGCGGATGGCGGGACCTGCACATACGGCGGGACCGACATGACTTCCGATGACCGTACGACCGGCATGACCACGGGGGACCGACGATGA
- a CDS encoding MarR family winged helix-turn-helix transcriptional regulator produces MAERSQYEELARQLSAMGAVKRRVARLLPAECPSGSAAVLALLDRYGEMRISRLAELLAVDMSVTSRHVAHVAGCGWIERSPDPDDGRSRILRLTPAGVAQLGELSRRTTDLFAHHLEDWSDDDVGQLNALLARLRASVGDCRTARTPAHGMLRK; encoded by the coding sequence GTGGCCGAACGGAGTCAGTACGAGGAGCTGGCCCGCCAGCTCAGCGCCATGGGCGCCGTGAAGCGGAGGGTCGCACGCCTGCTGCCGGCAGAGTGCCCGTCCGGCTCCGCCGCCGTGCTGGCCCTCCTGGACCGGTACGGGGAGATGCGGATCAGCCGGCTCGCCGAACTCCTCGCGGTCGACATGTCCGTCACCAGCCGCCATGTGGCGCATGTCGCCGGGTGCGGCTGGATAGAGCGGTCACCAGACCCGGACGACGGACGCTCGCGCATCCTGCGGCTCACCCCCGCGGGGGTGGCCCAGCTCGGCGAACTCAGCCGGCGCACGACCGATCTGTTCGCCCACCACCTCGAAGACTGGTCCGACGACGACGTCGGACAGCTGAACGCGCTGCTGGCCCGTCTCCGCGCATCCGTCGGGGACTGCCGGACCGCCCGCACGCCCGCCCACGGCATGTTGCGAAAGTAG
- a CDS encoding RNA polymerase sigma factor SigF gives MSAEQGSSKVLTLAQSAPSTDALPAPDPVSGPMPVDLSMDMSTSASVDVSTDLPAGATGALDTRTLSRSLFLRLAALDEDSPERTYVRDTLIELNLPLVRYAAARFRSRNEPMEDIVQVGTIGLIKAIDRFDCERGVEFPTFAMPTVVGEIKRFFRDTSWSVRVPRRLQELRLALTKASDELAQKLDRSPTVPELAAVLGVSEEDVVDGLAVGNAYTASSLDSPSPEDDGGEGSLADRLGYEDGALEGVEYRESLKPLLAKLPPRERQIIMLRFFANMTQSQIGEEVGISQMHVSRLLTRTLAQLREGLIAD, from the coding sequence ATGTCCGCAGAACAGGGCAGCTCGAAGGTGCTCACGCTCGCGCAGAGCGCTCCCTCGACCGACGCGCTCCCGGCGCCCGATCCGGTCTCCGGGCCCATGCCCGTGGACCTGTCAATGGACATGTCCACATCGGCGTCCGTGGACGTGTCCACGGACCTGCCAGCGGGTGCCACCGGGGCCCTCGACACCCGCACGCTCTCGCGCTCGCTGTTCCTGCGGCTGGCCGCCCTCGACGAGGACAGCCCCGAGCGTACGTACGTACGCGACACCCTGATCGAGCTCAACCTGCCGCTGGTGCGCTACGCGGCCGCACGCTTCCGCAGCCGCAACGAGCCGATGGAGGACATCGTCCAGGTCGGCACCATCGGCCTGATCAAGGCGATCGACCGCTTCGACTGCGAACGCGGCGTGGAGTTCCCGACGTTCGCGATGCCGACCGTGGTCGGCGAAATCAAGCGCTTCTTCCGGGACACCAGTTGGTCGGTTCGCGTGCCGCGCCGGCTCCAGGAGCTGCGGCTCGCGCTGACGAAGGCGAGCGACGAACTGGCCCAGAAGCTGGACCGCTCCCCGACCGTGCCCGAACTCGCCGCGGTACTGGGCGTGTCGGAGGAGGACGTGGTCGACGGCCTCGCCGTGGGCAACGCGTACACGGCGTCCTCGCTGGACTCGCCGTCGCCCGAGGACGACGGGGGCGAGGGCTCCCTCGCGGACCGCCTGGGCTACGAGGACGGCGCCCTGGAGGGCGTCGAGTACCGCGAGTCCCTGAAGCCGCTGCTGGCCAAACTCCCCCCGCGCGAACGGCAGATCATCATGCTGCGCTTCTTCGCCAATATGACGCAGTCTCAGATCGGTGAGGAGGTCGGCATCTCCCAGATGCACGTCTCCCGGCTGCTCACGCGGACGCTGGCCCAGCTTCGCGAGGGCCTGATCGCCGACTGA
- a CDS encoding MFS transporter has product MATTTPAGVRGGHAGRAGDSAAGDTSAAGDTAPAGTSASASASASEDGAPMTHRQIMEALSGLLLGMFVAILSSTIVSNALPEIISDLGGGQSAYTWVVTAALLAMTATTPLWGKLADLLSKKLLVQAALVIYVAGSVAAGFAQGTGTLIACRVVQGIGVGGLTALAQVIMAAMISPRERGRYSGYLGATFAVATVGGPLLGGVITDTEWLGWRWCFYAGVPFALVALLVLQKTLELPVVKRQVKVDWAGALSISAAVSLLLVWVTFAGDTYPWLSWQTYAMTGGAAVLGLVFLVVESRASEPIIPLRLFRNRTITLASLASLFVGVAMFAGTVFFSQYFQLARGESPTMSGVMTIPMIVGLFVSSTVSGLVITKTGRWKAWLVSGGVLVTGGLGLLGTIRYDTEYWRIAVFMAVMGLGLGMMMQNLVLCTQNQVAPQDLGAASSVVTFFRSLGGAVGVSALGAVLADRVTRYVEDGLAELGPGGAPTGRGGTVGGGIPDLDALPAPVRTVVESAYGHGVADVFLYSAPFALLAFLVTLFIKEVALRGTPAATPDTAVRETGGTAAVGTAPVGTAPVSTGPAVAGVTAVHGVVWGPDGAAVGGAAVTLLSPAGRQPARTVARGDGSYTLDAPGSGPYVLIASADGFQPRASTVAVGDEPLTHDVLLAGTNGPSRPSEPSALPGPTGPTGPTGPGILSGTVVSAHGGAAVEGATVVVTDARGDVLAADTSGPDGGFAFTGLPSGGVTVAVSAPGFRPLALPSEAGGQDATRLGAFLLPGAVIHGIVRAGDMGSPLSGARVTLLDPAGNAVATAATGEDGAYSFTDLDAGAYTVISTGYPPVASTLSVTGGGVHGHDIALAHAGE; this is encoded by the coding sequence ATGGCTACGACCACACCGGCCGGTGTGCGGGGCGGCCACGCCGGACGCGCAGGCGACTCGGCCGCCGGGGACACCTCCGCCGCCGGGGACACGGCACCCGCGGGCACCTCCGCCTCCGCCTCCGCCTCCGCCTCCGAGGACGGTGCGCCGATGACGCACCGGCAGATCATGGAGGCTCTGTCCGGACTGCTGCTCGGCATGTTCGTCGCCATCCTGTCCTCGACCATCGTCTCCAACGCCCTGCCCGAGATCATCAGTGATCTCGGCGGCGGCCAGTCCGCCTACACCTGGGTGGTCACGGCGGCCCTGCTGGCGATGACCGCGACAACCCCGCTCTGGGGCAAGCTCGCCGACCTCCTCAGCAAGAAGCTGCTGGTCCAGGCAGCCCTCGTCATCTATGTGGCGGGTTCGGTGGCGGCCGGGTTCGCACAGGGCACCGGCACACTCATCGCCTGCCGCGTGGTGCAGGGCATCGGCGTCGGCGGCCTCACCGCCCTGGCGCAGGTGATCATGGCCGCGATGATCTCCCCGCGGGAGCGCGGCCGCTACAGCGGCTACCTCGGCGCGACATTCGCCGTCGCCACCGTCGGCGGCCCGCTGCTCGGCGGCGTCATCACCGACACGGAATGGCTCGGCTGGCGCTGGTGCTTCTACGCCGGAGTGCCGTTCGCGCTCGTCGCGCTGCTCGTGCTGCAGAAGACCCTCGAACTCCCCGTGGTGAAGCGGCAGGTGAAGGTCGACTGGGCGGGCGCCCTCTCCATCAGCGCCGCGGTCTCGCTGCTGCTGGTCTGGGTCACCTTCGCGGGTGACACATACCCGTGGCTGTCCTGGCAGACGTACGCCATGACCGGCGGGGCGGCGGTCCTGGGACTGGTCTTCCTGGTCGTCGAGTCCCGGGCGAGCGAACCGATCATCCCGCTGCGGCTGTTCCGCAACCGGACCATCACGCTGGCCTCCCTGGCGTCGCTCTTCGTGGGTGTCGCGATGTTCGCCGGCACGGTCTTCTTCAGCCAGTACTTCCAACTGGCCCGGGGCGAGTCGCCCACGATGTCCGGCGTCATGACCATCCCCATGATCGTGGGTCTGTTCGTCTCCTCGACGGTCAGCGGCCTGGTCATCACCAAGACCGGCAGGTGGAAGGCATGGCTGGTCAGCGGCGGTGTCCTGGTCACCGGCGGGCTCGGCCTGCTGGGCACGATCCGCTACGACACCGAGTACTGGCGCATCGCCGTCTTCATGGCCGTCATGGGTCTGGGCCTCGGCATGATGATGCAGAACCTGGTGCTCTGCACCCAGAACCAGGTTGCCCCGCAGGACCTGGGCGCGGCGTCCTCGGTCGTCACCTTCTTCCGGTCGCTGGGCGGTGCCGTGGGCGTCTCCGCGCTGGGCGCGGTGCTCGCCGACCGCGTCACCCGCTACGTCGAGGACGGCCTCGCCGAACTCGGCCCGGGCGGCGCGCCGACGGGCCGCGGCGGCACCGTCGGCGGAGGCATCCCCGACCTGGACGCGCTGCCCGCGCCGGTCCGCACCGTGGTCGAGAGCGCGTACGGGCACGGAGTCGCGGACGTGTTCCTGTACTCGGCACCGTTCGCGCTGCTGGCGTTCCTGGTGACCCTGTTCATCAAGGAGGTGGCACTCAGGGGAACGCCGGCCGCCACCCCGGACACCGCCGTACGGGAGACCGGTGGCACCGCTGCCGTGGGCACGGCGCCCGTGGGCACCGCTCCCGTGAGCACGGGGCCCGCCGTGGCCGGCGTGACCGCCGTGCACGGTGTGGTGTGGGGCCCGGACGGCGCGGCCGTCGGAGGAGCCGCCGTCACACTGCTCTCGCCAGCGGGCCGGCAACCGGCCCGCACGGTGGCGCGCGGCGACGGCTCGTACACCCTGGACGCTCCGGGATCGGGCCCGTATGTGCTGATCGCCTCGGCCGACGGCTTCCAGCCGCGGGCCTCCACCGTGGCCGTCGGGGACGAGCCCCTGACCCACGACGTCCTCCTCGCCGGTACGAACGGGCCGAGTCGGCCGAGTGAGCCGAGTGCACTGCCCGGCCCGACCGGCCCGACCGGCCCGACCGGCCCGGGCATCCTGAGCGGCACCGTGGTCTCGGCCCACGGCGGCGCGGCGGTCGAGGGGGCGACGGTCGTCGTCACCGATGCACGCGGGGATGTGCTGGCCGCCGACACCTCCGGCCCGGACGGGGGCTTCGCCTTCACCGGGCTGCCGTCCGGCGGGGTGACCGTCGCCGTGAGCGCCCCCGGCTTCCGGCCGCTGGCCCTCCCCTCGGAGGCCGGCGGCCAGGACGCCACCCGGCTCGGGGCGTTCCTGCTCCCGGGTGCCGTGATCCACGGCATCGTCCGGGCCGGAGACATGGGAAGCCCGCTCTCCGGCGCACGGGTGACGCTCCTCGACCCGGCGGGGAACGCGGTCGCGACCGCGGCCACCGGCGAGGACGGCGCGTACTCCTTCACCGACCTCGACGCGGGCGCGTACACCGTCATCTCGACCGGCTACCCACCGGTGGCGAGCACGCTCTCCGTGACCGGTGGCGGTGTACACGGCCACGACATCGCACTCGCCCACGCGGGCGAGTGA